The Xanthomonas indica genome has a segment encoding these proteins:
- a CDS encoding metalloregulator ArsR/SmtB family transcription factor, with protein MDLEDWSSRLKVFADATRVRLLALLEQEELTVAELSAITRLAQPRVSTHLAKLKEAGLVRDRRAGVSAYYRFDETLLDPAQRALWLALSTGSDDPLLRQDAERVAAVLANRAADQNWADSVAGDMERHYSPGRTWEALARTALPLLETGDVLDIASGDGVLAELVAPHARRYVCIDTSARVVAAASERLRRLGNVEVREGDMHALPFPDASFDLVVMMHALTYATKPAQAVCESARVLRPGGRLLLCSLARHEHKAAVQAYGHVNLGFAAKELRKFVGKAGLEVSSLETVTREKRPPHFEVISLIAGKPGIGIGESGIEKATAKAKAAAGDVA; from the coding sequence ATGGATCTGGAGGACTGGTCGTCCCGGCTGAAGGTCTTCGCCGACGCCACCCGCGTGCGCCTGCTGGCGCTGCTGGAGCAGGAGGAGCTGACCGTGGCCGAACTGTCGGCCATCACCCGCCTGGCGCAGCCGCGCGTCTCGACCCACCTGGCCAAGCTCAAGGAGGCCGGGCTGGTGCGCGACCGCCGCGCCGGCGTGTCGGCCTATTATCGCTTCGACGAGACCCTGCTGGACCCGGCCCAGCGCGCGCTGTGGCTGGCGCTGAGCACCGGTAGCGACGATCCGCTGCTGCGCCAGGACGCCGAACGCGTGGCCGCGGTGCTGGCCAACCGCGCCGCCGACCAGAACTGGGCCGACTCGGTGGCCGGCGACATGGAACGCCACTATTCGCCCGGCCGCACCTGGGAGGCGCTGGCGCGCACCGCCCTGCCGCTGCTGGAGACCGGCGACGTGCTCGACATCGCCTCCGGCGACGGCGTGCTGGCCGAACTGGTGGCGCCGCACGCGCGCCGCTACGTCTGCATCGACACCAGCGCGCGGGTGGTGGCTGCGGCCAGCGAGCGCCTGCGCCGGCTCGGCAACGTGGAAGTGCGCGAGGGCGACATGCACGCCCTGCCCTTCCCGGACGCCAGCTTCGACCTGGTGGTGATGATGCACGCCCTGACCTACGCCACCAAGCCCGCGCAGGCGGTGTGCGAATCGGCGCGGGTGCTGCGCCCGGGCGGCCGCCTGCTGCTGTGCAGCCTGGCGCGCCACGAACACAAGGCCGCGGTGCAGGCCTACGGCCACGTCAACCTCGGCTTCGCCGCCAAGGAACTGCGCAAGTTCGTCGGCAAGGCCGGGCTCGAGGTCTCCAGCCTGGAAACCGTGACCCGCGAGAAGCGCCCGCCGCACTTCGAAGTGATTTCGTTGATTGCGGGGAAGCCGGGAATCGGGATTGGGGAATCGGGAATCGAAAAAGCAACCGCCAAGGCCAAGGCGGCCGCAGGAGATGTCGCATGA
- a CDS encoding acyl-CoA dehydrogenase family protein: MDFSFTEEQLMIQDVARRIAQERIAPSAEHHDRTGEFPLENIRLLGENGLMGIEVPEEYGGAGMDPIAYVLAMVEIAAGDAAHSTIVSVNNSLFCAGILKNGNEEQKQTYVRAIAEGREIGAFALTEPQSGSDATAMRCRAVRQDDGSFVINGKKSWITSGPVAKYIVLFAMSEPDKGARGITAFVVDTDKPGFHRGKTEPKLGIRASATCEIEFQDYVASADEVLGTPGEGFKIAMSVLDAGRIGIASQAIGLARAAYEATLEYVKERKAFGSPIGAFQMTQAKIADMKCKLDAALLLTLRAAWLKGQGQRFTTEASVAKLTASEAAMWITHQAVQIHGGMGYSKEMPLERYFRDAKITEIYEGTSEIQRLVIARNETGLR, encoded by the coding sequence GTGGATTTCAGCTTTACCGAAGAGCAATTGATGATCCAGGACGTGGCGCGGCGCATCGCCCAGGAGCGAATCGCCCCCAGCGCCGAGCACCACGACCGTACCGGCGAATTCCCGCTGGAGAACATCCGCCTGCTGGGCGAGAACGGGCTGATGGGCATCGAGGTGCCGGAGGAATACGGCGGCGCCGGCATGGACCCGATCGCCTACGTGCTGGCGATGGTCGAGATCGCCGCGGGCGATGCGGCACATTCGACCATCGTGTCGGTCAACAACTCGCTGTTCTGCGCCGGCATCCTCAAGAACGGCAACGAGGAACAGAAGCAGACCTACGTGCGCGCCATCGCCGAGGGCCGCGAGATCGGCGCCTTCGCCCTGACCGAGCCGCAGTCCGGCTCCGACGCCACCGCGATGCGGTGCCGCGCGGTGCGCCAGGACGACGGCAGCTTCGTCATCAACGGCAAGAAGAGCTGGATCACCTCCGGCCCGGTCGCCAAGTACATCGTGCTGTTCGCGATGAGCGAGCCGGACAAGGGCGCACGCGGCATCACCGCGTTCGTGGTCGATACCGACAAGCCGGGCTTCCATCGTGGCAAGACCGAACCCAAGCTGGGCATCCGCGCCTCGGCCACCTGCGAAATCGAGTTCCAGGACTACGTGGCCAGCGCCGACGAGGTGCTGGGCACCCCGGGCGAGGGCTTCAAGATCGCCATGAGCGTGCTCGACGCCGGCCGCATCGGCATCGCCTCGCAGGCGATCGGCCTGGCCCGCGCCGCCTACGAGGCGACGCTGGAGTACGTGAAGGAGCGCAAGGCGTTCGGTTCGCCGATCGGCGCGTTCCAGATGACCCAGGCCAAGATCGCCGACATGAAGTGCAAGCTGGACGCGGCGCTGCTGCTGACCTTGCGCGCGGCGTGGCTGAAGGGGCAGGGCCAGCGCTTCACCACCGAGGCCTCGGTGGCCAAGCTGACCGCCTCCGAGGCGGCGATGTGGATCACCCACCAGGCGGTGCAGATCCACGGCGGCATGGGCTACTCCAAGGAGATGCCGCTGGAGCGCTACTTCCGCGATGCCAAGATCACCGAGATCTATGAGGGCACCAGCGAGATCCAGCGCCTGGTGATCGCGCGCAACGAGACGGGGCTGCGGTGA
- a CDS encoding TetR/AcrR family transcriptional regulator, with the protein MSTPLASAAQRQARDQRVYAVVRELLAEEGMGLSMDTVAARAGCSKQTLYSRYRSKQALLRRALQDHLDLATAHLEPAQGDLRGSLLRFACEYLEQLFEPSVLQSSQLIAAESRHFPEEARALFHDSAGALMQRLSEHLRDAMARGQLRHDDPHFMAELLLSMIVGMDFERRRFHSAHRDAPAAQRAWAEFAVDGFLRAFTPAPSLPSTKPDRSTTR; encoded by the coding sequence ATGAGCACCCCCCTCGCCTCTGCCGCACAGCGCCAGGCGCGCGACCAACGCGTGTACGCGGTCGTGCGCGAGCTGCTGGCCGAGGAAGGCATGGGCCTGAGCATGGACACGGTGGCGGCACGCGCTGGCTGCTCCAAGCAGACCCTGTACAGCCGCTACCGCAGCAAGCAGGCCTTGCTGCGGCGGGCCCTGCAGGACCACCTGGACCTGGCCACCGCGCACCTGGAGCCGGCGCAGGGCGACCTGCGCGGCAGCCTGCTGCGCTTCGCCTGCGAATACCTGGAACAGTTGTTCGAGCCGAGCGTTCTGCAGAGTTCCCAGCTGATCGCCGCCGAGTCCCGGCACTTCCCCGAAGAAGCCCGCGCCTTGTTCCACGACAGCGCCGGTGCACTGATGCAGCGCCTGAGCGAGCATCTGCGCGATGCCATGGCCCGCGGCCAGCTCCGGCATGACGATCCGCACTTCATGGCCGAACTGCTGTTGAGCATGATCGTCGGCATGGATTTCGAGCGTCGGCGCTTCCACAGCGCGCATCGCGACGCGCCCGCCGCGCAGCGTGCTTGGGCCGAGTTCGCCGTGGACGGTTTCCTGCGCGCCTTCACCCCCGCCCCTTCCCTTCCTTCTACAAAACCAGACCGGAGTACCACCCGATGA
- a CDS encoding efflux RND transporter periplasmic adaptor subunit, with amino-acid sequence MTSPLRSLALACAVVVVLASCKKQDQQQAMPPPEVGVLQAQPQTVPLQRDLVGRLSAFRSADVRARVAGVLEKRLYTEGTDVKEGQPLFQIDPAPLRATLASAQGQLAAAEATYANAKAAAARARSLAPQAYVSKSDLDNAEATERSSAASVQQARAAVETARINLGYATVTAPIAGRAGKQQVTEGALVGQGDSTLLTTIDQLDPLYVNFSMSADELAQLRQAQTEGNVALNAEDKSTVQIKLGDGSTYAHAGTLDFSGAAVDPSTGSVTLRALLPNPDRVLLPGAFVSFAANLGQRKDVYLIPQAAVLRDAKGAYAMVVGKDSKVVRKDLTTVGQQGDKWIVSGGLQSGDQVVVSGLPKVKEGAPAVAKPWDPNAAAQGQGPGAGAAPGQGAQGAAAQAKGAAPAQGAAHGDSPDAASHSDQPKQ; translated from the coding sequence ATGACCTCCCCGTTGCGTTCTCTCGCCCTGGCCTGCGCCGTCGTGGTGGTGTTGGCGTCCTGCAAGAAACAGGATCAGCAGCAGGCCATGCCGCCGCCGGAGGTGGGCGTGCTGCAGGCGCAGCCGCAGACCGTGCCGCTGCAGCGCGACCTGGTCGGCCGCCTGTCCGCGTTCCGTAGCGCCGATGTGCGCGCCCGCGTGGCCGGCGTGCTGGAAAAGCGCCTGTACACCGAAGGCACCGACGTCAAGGAAGGCCAGCCGCTGTTCCAGATCGACCCGGCGCCGCTGCGGGCGACGCTGGCCTCGGCGCAGGGCCAGCTGGCCGCCGCCGAAGCCACCTACGCCAACGCCAAGGCCGCCGCGGCCCGCGCGCGCAGCCTGGCACCGCAGGCCTATGTGTCCAAGTCCGACCTGGACAACGCCGAGGCCACCGAGCGCAGTTCCGCCGCGTCGGTGCAGCAGGCCCGTGCCGCGGTCGAAACCGCGCGCATCAACCTCGGCTACGCCACCGTCACCGCGCCGATCGCCGGCCGCGCCGGCAAGCAGCAGGTCACCGAGGGCGCGCTGGTCGGCCAGGGCGACAGCACCCTGCTGACCACGATCGACCAGCTCGACCCGCTGTACGTCAACTTCTCGATGAGCGCCGACGAACTGGCGCAGCTGCGCCAGGCGCAGACCGAGGGCAACGTCGCCCTCAACGCCGAGGACAAGTCCACCGTGCAGATCAAGCTCGGCGACGGCAGCACCTATGCGCATGCCGGCACCCTGGACTTCTCCGGCGCCGCGGTGGATCCGAGCACCGGCTCGGTGACGCTGCGCGCATTGCTGCCGAACCCGGACCGGGTGCTGCTGCCCGGCGCCTTTGTCAGCTTCGCGGCCAACCTGGGCCAGCGCAAGGACGTCTACCTGATCCCGCAGGCGGCGGTGCTGCGCGATGCCAAGGGCGCCTACGCCATGGTCGTCGGCAAGGACAGCAAGGTGGTGCGCAAGGACCTGACCACGGTCGGCCAGCAGGGCGACAAGTGGATCGTCAGCGGCGGCCTGCAGAGCGGCGACCAGGTGGTCGTCAGTGGCCTGCCCAAGGTCAAGGAAGGCGCACCGGCCGTGGCCAAGCCGTGGGACCCGAACGCCGCTGCGCAGGGCCAGGGCCCGGGCGCTGGCGCGGCCCCCGGCCAGGGCGCCCAGGGTGCTGCCGCGCAGGCCAAGGGCGCCGCCCCGGCGCAGGGCGCAGCGCACGGCGATTCGCCGGACGCCGCCTCGCATTCCGACCAGCCGAAGCAGTAA
- a CDS encoding homocysteine S-methyltransferase family protein: MSTIAPPPFPTPHSPLPASQWLHPQRAEALLQALSERILIIDGAMGTMIQRHGLQEADYRGERFAEGYDAQAAHVHGPGCDHAPQGHDLKGNNDLLLLTRPEVIAEIHRAYLDAGADLLETNTFNATAISQADYHLEHLVYELNKAGAQVARACCDAVEALTPDKPRFVIGVLGPTSRTASISPDVNDPGFRNTSFDELRTTYREAIDGLIDGGADTLMVETIFDTLNAKAALYAIEEVFDARGGRLPVMISGTITDASGRTLSGQTAEAFYASVAHGRPLSVGLNCALGAKDLRPHVETLARIADGYVSAHPNAGLPNAFGEYDETPEEMAATLREFAESGLLNLVGGCCGTTPAHIRAIAEAVRGLPPRVPLAAQAQAA, from the coding sequence ATGAGCACCATCGCTCCTCCCCCATTCCCCACTCCCCATTCCCCACTCCCGGCCTCCCAATGGCTCCACCCCCAGCGCGCTGAGGCGCTGCTGCAGGCCTTGTCCGAGCGCATCCTGATCATCGACGGGGCGATGGGCACGATGATCCAGCGCCATGGGCTGCAGGAGGCCGACTACCGCGGCGAGCGCTTCGCCGAGGGCTACGACGCGCAGGCCGCGCACGTGCATGGCCCCGGCTGCGACCACGCGCCGCAGGGTCACGACCTGAAGGGCAACAACGACCTGTTGCTGCTGACCCGCCCCGAGGTGATCGCCGAGATCCACCGGGCCTACCTCGACGCCGGCGCCGACCTGCTCGAGACCAACACCTTCAACGCCACCGCCATCAGCCAGGCCGACTACCACCTGGAACACCTGGTCTACGAACTCAACAAGGCCGGCGCGCAGGTCGCCCGCGCCTGTTGCGATGCGGTCGAGGCACTGACGCCGGACAAGCCGCGGTTCGTGATCGGCGTGCTCGGCCCGACCAGCCGCACCGCCTCGATCAGCCCGGACGTCAACGATCCCGGCTTCCGCAATACCAGCTTCGACGAACTGCGCACCACCTACCGCGAGGCCATTGACGGCCTGATCGACGGCGGCGCCGACACGCTGATGGTGGAGACCATCTTCGACACGCTCAACGCCAAGGCCGCGCTGTACGCGATCGAAGAGGTGTTCGACGCGCGCGGCGGGCGCCTGCCGGTGATGATCTCCGGCACCATCACCGACGCCTCCGGCCGCACCCTGTCCGGGCAGACCGCCGAAGCGTTCTACGCCTCGGTCGCGCATGGGCGGCCGCTGTCGGTGGGGCTGAACTGCGCGCTCGGCGCCAAGGACCTGCGCCCGCACGTGGAAACCCTGGCGCGGATCGCCGACGGCTACGTCAGCGCGCACCCCAACGCCGGCCTGCCCAACGCCTTCGGCGAGTACGACGAGACGCCCGAGGAAATGGCGGCGACGCTGCGCGAGTTCGCCGAGTCCGGGCTGCTGAACCTGGTCGGCGGCTGCTGCGGCACCACCCCCGCCCACATCCGCGCCATCGCCGAAGCGGTGCGCGGGCTGCCGCCGCGCGTGCCGCTGGCGGCGCAGGCGCAGGCCGCCTGA
- a CDS encoding multidrug efflux RND transporter permease subunit, which yields MPKFFIEHPVFAWVVAILISLSGVIAILNLGVESYPSIAPPQVTVTATYPGASASTTERSVTQVIEQQLTGIDHLLYFSSSSSSSGTATITLTFETGTDPDIAQVQVQNKVSLATPRLPSEVTAQGVVVAKANAGFLSVIALRSDNPSIDRDALNDIVGSRVLEQISRVPGVGSTQQFGAEYAMDIWLNPEKLQGYHMSANDVYTAIRAQNVQFAAGSLGSDPAPQGQSFTATVSAEGRFTSPEQFENIILRADGNGTVVRLKDVARVAFGPTNFGFDTQYNGKPTGAFAIQLLPGANALSVSEAVKSKMDELQPSFPQGVTWFTPYESTTFVKISIEEVVKTLAEAIVLVFLVMLVFLQNFRATIIPTLVIPVALLGTFLGMWVIGFTINQLTLFAMVLAIGIVVDDAIVVIENVERIMSEEHLAPKAATHKAMTQITGAVVAITVVLAAVFIPSAMQPGAAGAIYKQFAITIAMSMAFSAFLALSFTPALCAAFLKPTHNDNPNWVYRTFNKYYDKLAHRYVGAVGSTIRRAPRWMAVFALLLVLCGFLFTRMPGSFLPEEDQGFALAIVQLPPGATKTRTNEVFAQMRGVLQQQKAVEGMLQVAGFSFLGRGENVGMGFIRLKPWEDRDIAAGDLIQQLNGMFYGIKDAQIFVVNLPTVQGLGQFGGFDMWLQDRTGAGEEALLQARNIVLGKAAQRQDTLAGVRPNGLENSPQLQLKVDRVQAQSMGLSVNDIYQSIQLMLAPVYVNDFFYEGRIKRVNMQADAPFRTGPESLRNFYVPSSTATDSSGLPQMIPLSTVVSSDWIYSSPSLSRYNGYSAVNIVGNPAPGGSSGQAMGAMEDIVNNDLPPGFGFDWSGMSYQEIIAGNTATLLLVLSIVVVFLCLAALYESWSIPVSVLLVVPIGVLGAVAFSLLRGLPNDIYFKIGLITVIGLAAKNAILIVEFAVEQRAMGKTLREAAAEAAHLRFRPILMTSFAFILGVLPMAISTGAGANARHAIGTGVIGGMLFATVLGVLFIPLFFVMVRRMLGDKLDEPSKEFTQMQEAGLARHQPDR from the coding sequence ATGCCTAAGTTCTTCATCGAACACCCGGTCTTCGCCTGGGTGGTGGCGATCCTGATCTCGCTCAGCGGCGTGATCGCCATCCTCAATCTCGGCGTCGAGTCGTATCCCTCGATCGCCCCGCCCCAGGTCACCGTCACCGCCACCTATCCCGGCGCCAGCGCCAGCACCACCGAACGCTCGGTCACCCAGGTGATCGAGCAGCAGTTGACCGGCATCGACCATCTGCTGTACTTCAGCTCGTCGTCGTCCTCCAGCGGCACCGCCACCATCACCCTGACCTTCGAGACCGGCACCGATCCGGACATCGCCCAGGTGCAGGTGCAGAACAAGGTGTCGCTGGCCACCCCGCGCCTGCCCTCGGAAGTGACCGCGCAGGGCGTGGTGGTGGCCAAGGCCAACGCCGGCTTCCTCAGCGTGATCGCGCTGCGTTCGGACAACCCGTCGATCGACCGCGACGCGCTCAACGACATCGTCGGTTCGCGCGTGCTGGAGCAGATCTCGCGCGTGCCCGGCGTCGGCAGCACCCAGCAGTTCGGTGCCGAGTACGCCATGGACATCTGGCTGAACCCGGAGAAGCTGCAGGGTTACCACATGTCCGCCAACGACGTGTACACCGCGATCCGCGCCCAGAACGTGCAGTTCGCGGCCGGCTCACTGGGTTCCGACCCGGCACCGCAGGGCCAGTCGTTCACCGCCACGGTCAGCGCCGAAGGCCGCTTCACCTCGCCCGAGCAGTTCGAGAACATCATCCTGCGCGCCGACGGCAACGGCACCGTGGTGCGGCTGAAGGACGTGGCCCGGGTCGCGTTCGGCCCGACCAACTTCGGCTTCGATACCCAGTACAACGGCAAGCCGACCGGCGCCTTCGCGATCCAGCTGCTGCCCGGCGCCAATGCGCTGAGCGTGTCCGAGGCGGTCAAGTCCAAGATGGACGAGCTGCAGCCCAGCTTCCCGCAGGGCGTCACTTGGTTCACGCCGTACGAGAGCACCACCTTCGTCAAGATCTCGATCGAGGAAGTGGTCAAGACCCTGGCCGAAGCGATCGTGCTGGTGTTCCTGGTGATGCTGGTGTTCCTGCAGAACTTCCGCGCCACCATCATCCCCACCCTGGTCATCCCGGTGGCGTTGCTGGGCACCTTCCTGGGCATGTGGGTGATTGGCTTCACCATCAACCAGTTGACCCTGTTCGCAATGGTGCTGGCGATCGGCATCGTGGTCGACGACGCGATCGTGGTGATCGAGAACGTCGAACGCATCATGTCCGAGGAGCACCTGGCACCGAAGGCGGCCACGCACAAGGCGATGACCCAGATCACCGGCGCGGTGGTGGCGATCACCGTGGTGCTGGCGGCGGTGTTCATCCCCTCGGCAATGCAGCCCGGCGCGGCCGGCGCGATCTACAAGCAGTTCGCGATCACCATCGCCATGTCGATGGCGTTCTCGGCGTTCCTGGCGCTGAGCTTCACCCCGGCGCTGTGCGCGGCCTTCCTCAAGCCCACCCACAACGACAACCCGAACTGGGTCTACCGCACCTTCAACAAGTACTACGACAAGCTGGCGCACCGCTATGTCGGCGCGGTCGGCAGCACCATCCGCCGCGCGCCGCGCTGGATGGCGGTGTTCGCCCTGCTGTTGGTGCTGTGCGGCTTCCTGTTCACGCGCATGCCGGGCAGCTTCCTGCCGGAAGAGGACCAGGGCTTCGCGCTGGCGATCGTGCAGTTGCCGCCGGGTGCGACCAAGACCCGCACCAACGAGGTGTTCGCGCAGATGCGCGGCGTGCTGCAGCAGCAGAAGGCGGTCGAAGGCATGCTGCAGGTGGCCGGCTTCAGCTTCCTGGGCCGCGGCGAGAACGTGGGCATGGGCTTCATCCGGCTCAAGCCCTGGGAGGACCGCGACATCGCCGCAGGCGACCTGATCCAGCAGTTGAACGGGATGTTCTACGGGATCAAGGACGCGCAGATCTTCGTGGTCAACCTGCCGACCGTGCAGGGCCTGGGCCAGTTCGGCGGCTTCGACATGTGGCTGCAGGACCGGACCGGTGCCGGCGAAGAAGCCCTGCTGCAGGCGCGCAACATCGTGCTCGGCAAGGCCGCGCAGCGCCAGGACACCCTGGCCGGCGTGCGCCCGAACGGCCTGGAGAACTCGCCGCAGCTGCAGTTGAAGGTGGACCGCGTGCAGGCGCAGTCGATGGGCCTGTCGGTCAACGACATCTACCAGTCGATCCAGCTGATGCTGGCGCCGGTGTACGTCAACGACTTCTTCTACGAAGGCCGCATCAAGCGCGTCAACATGCAGGCCGACGCGCCGTTCCGCACCGGTCCGGAGTCGCTGCGCAACTTCTACGTGCCCAGCAGCACCGCCACCGACAGCAGCGGCCTGCCGCAGATGATCCCGTTGAGCACGGTGGTGAGCTCGGACTGGATCTACAGCTCGCCCTCGCTGAGCCGCTACAACGGCTACTCGGCGGTCAACATCGTCGGTAACCCGGCCCCGGGCGGCAGCTCGGGCCAGGCGATGGGTGCGATGGAGGACATCGTCAACAACGACCTGCCGCCGGGCTTCGGCTTCGACTGGAGCGGCATGTCGTACCAGGAAATCATCGCCGGCAACACCGCCACGCTGCTGCTGGTGCTGTCGATCGTGGTGGTGTTCCTGTGCCTGGCGGCGCTGTACGAGAGCTGGTCGATCCCGGTGTCGGTGCTGCTGGTGGTACCGATCGGCGTGCTCGGTGCGGTGGCGTTCTCGCTGCTGCGCGGCCTGCCCAACGACATCTACTTCAAGATCGGCCTGATCACGGTGATCGGCCTGGCCGCCAAGAACGCGATCCTGATCGTCGAGTTCGCGGTGGAGCAGCGGGCGATGGGCAAGACCCTGCGCGAGGCCGCGGCCGAGGCGGCGCACCTGCGCTTCCGCCCGATTCTGATGACCTCGTTCGCGTTCATCCTCGGCGTGCTGCCGATGGCGATCTCCACCGGTGCCGGCGCCAACGCCCGCCACGCCATCGGTACCGGCGTGATCGGCGGCATGCTGTTCGCCACCGTGCTGGGCGTGCTGTTCATCCCGCTGTTCTTCGTGATGGTGCGGCGCATGCTCGGCGACAAGCTGGACGAGCCGTCGAAGGAGTTCACGCAGATGCAGGAAGCCGGTTTGGCGCGGCATCAGCCGGATCGCTGA